A region of the Sarcophilus harrisii chromosome 3, mSarHar1.11, whole genome shotgun sequence genome:
ctcttgtgTGTATCAAACCAGCTAACTAGTTCTCACAGGATAAGGCTGTATGAGAGAGACAACTACAAAGGCCTAATAGCTGAGCTCACCGATGATTGCCATTGCATCCAGGATCGATTCCATCGCAGTGAAATCTACTCCCTTAACGTGCTAGAGGGCTGCTGGATTCTCTATGAAATGTCCAACTACCGGGGGAAACAGTACCTACTGAGACCAGGAGAGTACCGGACCTTCCAAGACTGGGGAAGCATGAATGCCAGAGTGGGCTCATTTAGAAGAGTTGTGGATTTTTGTTGAGATGCAATGTCTCTAAATTTATTTCAGAGTGAATAAAATAATTACCTTGCATGTCTGGCACTTAgctcacctttttttgttttgttcatatgATTAATGCTTTCTCAAAGTGTCTAAAGGAATTAcatgaatatttgtttttgtaaccCAGAAGTTTTGTTAGGCATCTAAATTATTTAAATCCCATTGTCCTTGagtaaatctgtgatttcatttgtgcaGTTACTCCCTCCATTCATGTAAACATCAATCTGTCTATACCTTCTCATTTTAGGTAACTCTTAGGTGAAAATTTCCTACAAATCCTGCACATATAATCTATCCAAAGCATTAGAGTCCTTCCTGTTATTCTCCCAACATCTCACAGGGCTAGGTATTAATACGAAATTTGAGATGTCTCTCTGTTGTAATTCATTCTCACTACATAGCTTCCCCACTACTTTTTCTGATCATATGGGTCTTCGGCAACGTCTTTTATACTCCTAATCATGTGTAAACTGACAGGTTTAAGAGCAGCCAAACAAGAAGCAGAGTTTCATGGAGTTTACTAGTGTGAGATGAGACCTCACTTAGGGTTAGCTGATTTGTAAAATCAACTGcttagagaaatgaaaggaagggaagagtgaAGTCAAGAGATATCCAGCCTAGTCCCTTGAATATAATAGGACCTCAGCAAATGTTCattgtatttgaatttatttaattagGATATATTGACCTTGAGTGAGTTGTGGACTCAAAGTTCAAACCTTCAGGTTTtaagtataaatataattaacTCTCAGAAAGAATCGCTTTCTTTTCTATAGTCATGTTTTATAAGATAGAACTCTAAATCAAGagaacttagagtcaggaagatgcagGTTCAAAATATCCCTCAAATAGTTCCTAGcaatgtgatcctggaaaagtcacttaccctctcttaacctcagtttcattatttgtagAAATGACATAACaataacacctacttcacagagttgtctCAGGACCAAATTAGATAACATATActttgctttgcaaaccttatatcactatgtagatgctattatcattattattactgtgtaatacttaaaaacacagaaatatttagaaataatgaTGTTcctaatcactaataataagaaaaatgtaacACACATTAAACACACACAACATTGCAGTTTTACCTTACACACTGAAAATCAGCAAAAATGACCCCCAAATGGCAACAATCAATTTTGGAGTAGAAAGATAgatacactaatacattgttggtggagctgtgaaacaGCACAacaattttggaaagtaattttgaattatacaaataaagtgactCAAAGATACATACTCTTTGAACTCCATTATTGGCTTATACCTCAAGGAAGAGATAGATAAGAAAAAAGTCCCTCTATATTCCAACTTAGTTCTAGGATCACTTTTTGTGATAGTTAAGAAtcagaaataaagtagatgcctatcaaatGGAGAATAGTTAAATAGATTGTAGtatacaaatataatggaatattactgtcctGTAAGAAATAATGTGTGGGGGCAGCAAGGtgggcacagtagatagaataccagtcTTGGATTcaggagatcctgagttcaaatgcggtCTCAGAcatgacacttattagctgtatgatgctgggcaaatcacttaatcccaattgccttgctgaaagaaaggaagaaatgtgtGATTAATTCAGAGAAGCACGAGAAGATTGATATGAAATAGTGCAACATAAAGCAAGCAGAagcaagaaaagaatatatagtaactttgttgttgttgtttcagttgtgtttgactcttatGATCCCATTTCAGGATTTCCTGCCAAAAATACTggagtcatttgtcatttccttctctagttcattttaccgATGAATAAACTAAGATAAACAAGGCTAAGTAACTTGTcctggtcacacaactagtaagtatttgaggcaagatttgaattcaattctttctgaTAACAGGTCCAGTGtgctatctactgtgccacctactacagcaatataaatggaaaaaaacattatatcaaaacatcaaaaataaatatcacaaaattataaatattaagcTGGATTCAAATGAAGAGCTATGAGAAGATAACCTCAACCCCTTCCTTTATGGAAGGTCCATAAATGTTATACATTTgcactttttttcagttttttttttcaatatagcaATCAGttctgccaatttttttttctctctaaaagtTACTATTCGTCGCATGGTATGGCTCTctagaaggaggggaggggaaagatatTTGAGATAACTATGgcgataaaaaaaatagaaaatgtcattaaaatttatttttaaaaaagaaattaatgataaCCAGATAAATTATGTTTCActaattattttactatttttaacttCTCCCATTCTTTGTTCTTATTCCCAAAGATCTTATTCAAACTTTAATTAAAATGCTTCTTTAATAATACATACACCAAATTATTCATAGCAGTACTTATTTTGTGAgcattggaaacaaagtagatgcctatcaattgggaaatggctacaCAGATGGCAACATATGAAAAGGAATGATATATTACTACATTATAATGGCAAATATGAAGAATCAGAGAAACAGGAAGagttagatgaactgatgcagcTTGGagaaagtagaaccagaaaaagaatGTACATAAGTGCTGCAACAaggtaaacagaaagaaaataaaacaatgtaaagagaaaaaataataaaagaaagtgaaTTCTGTGCAATTATAATGACCTAGCTTGGCTTAGGATAAGAATTCCCTTTTTTGTAGAAGCAAGGAACCATGAGTCTGTGTTAGACATAGTTTATGccttaattttgctgaactgcctttttcattttgttttaaacttttgttATAAAGAACGGCTTCCTACAGGAAAtgacaatacattcaaaaatgaAGGTGAGACAAAAACAGGaactatcaataaaaataagataatttatataacCCAAAATACTTATTCTTAATTTAGATTGTACTTCTTAactaagagtttaaaaaaatccttcctgAAAATGGGCATAACTTTGAGCTTCAGGTTATCTGAGTATCAAGACAACTCTGGCCACAGAATCACTTAATAGTACAATTCCTGTGATTGTTGCCCTGTACTATTTGTCATATGGTATGGCTCTCTGGGAGGAGGGCAGGGGAAATATATTTGAGA
Encoded here:
- the LOC100916376 gene encoding gamma-crystallin D-like, which codes for MGKIIFYEDPNFQGRYYECSSDHPNLQSYFSRCNSVRVDSGSWMIYEYPNYSGCQYYLRRGDYPNYREWMGFNDSIRSCRSIPQLTSSHRIRLYERDNYKGLIAELTDDCHCIQDRFHRSEIYSLNVLEGCWILYEMSNYRGKQYLLRPGEYRTFQDWGSMNARVGSFRRVVDFC